The Arthrobacter sp. PM3 genome contains the following window.
GAAGTCGAAGGTGCCGTAGCGGCCCCACTTGTTCCAGAGTTCCTCGGAGGTCTTGCGGTCGTCGGCCGGCGGGACGATGGCCAGGCCAAGCTTCTGGAGCCGTTCGACGTATTCGGAGACGATTCCGGTGACCGTGATTTCCTGGCCGTTGATCATGTCATCGAGCACCAGGACCATGCCGCCGGAGGCCAGGCCGCCCAGGGACGAGTAGCGCTCCAGCAAGGTGACGGAGGCGCCGGAGCGGGCCGCGGTGACGGCGGCGGCGACGCCGGCGGGGCCGCCGCCCACCACCAGGACGTCGGAGCGGGAGATGACCGGGGCGGTGAGGTCCTGCGTGGTGCTGGCCAGGTCAAGGGAGCGCATGGCTGTAGTCGAGTTCATGGGGATCCTTACGTTGCCGGAGGACCGCAGAAGCGGCAGCCGGTGAGGTAGAAGACGGTGAAGGAGGAGAAGTTGCCCGGGAGGAGGGCGCGGCGACGCTGACCGCGGACTCGCCCCGGCAGAGGGTATGGCAGAGGGTATGGCACAGCGCGGCCCGTCGCGGACCTGCTGTTGAGTGTGTCAATGTCTCCGGCGGGCACCTGGGTGCCGGCGGAGATGGCGGGCGGCTAGGGCCGCCTGATCACCACGCGTGAGGTGCGTTAACCCAAATTGCTACGCAGACCTCTTCGTAGCTGTTCTTGTACCAGTGCGGCGTGTCCGAGGAGAAGGTGATGGAGTCGCCCTCTTCAAGGGTGTAGCACTCGCCGTCCAGGTAGATGTCTTTCCGGCCGGAGAGGATGATGCCGAATTCCTCGCCGCTGTGCCGGAACGGGGTGGCGCTGGTGTCGTGGCCTGGCGGACTCACGATCCACTGGGCCTCGAGGGCGCCGTTGAGGTCGGGGGTGAGCAGTTCATAGACCGCCTCGCCCACGGACTTCTTGGTGACGCCTATGAGGTTTCGCCGCTCGCCCTTGCGGACCACCGGCGACCTGGTTTCTTCCTGTCCAAGGAAGAACTTCCCTACGGGGATGTCCAGGCCGTGGGCCAGCTGTGCCAGGGTGGTGAAGGACGGATTGGCCAGGCCCCGTTCGATCTGGCTGACGATCGCGGGGCTGAGGCCGGTGACTTCCGAAAGCTTCGCAAGGGTCATGCCTTTGTCCTTGCGCATGTTGCGGATCTTGTTGCCTACGGTGGCAAGCAGGACGCTCGTGCCGGCGGGGGATCCCGGGAGGCTCTCGTTGGTCATGGTCCGTCTTTCTCTGGATGAGTTGACCTGCATAACTATAGTGAAAATTTTTACCGAATCAATGGTTTTTTGAAGATTCTTGAGTTTTCACTTAACCGTTGACTCTGTGAAGATCTTCAATATAGTTGTGTGAGCTGCAGCACTCGGAACCGACGCACTGCGAACGGGATGAGGTGGCAACGGCCTTCTGGCGGAAGGCCCGCCCGGTCCGTCCCATCGGTCCGTCACCCCGCTCGTATCCCGACGTGGTGCAGTGACATCTGCCAAGCCATCCGCAGAACTTAATGTCGGCCGGTCAACGAAGGGCATGCTCCTTGTTGCCGGGCTGGATGGCCCGTTTGCATTCAAGCGCTACGAAGAGGCATGCGTAGCTATCTGGGCTAACCCACCTCCCATGGGGTGAACCGGTCCCGCCCGTGGACCAAGCCAAACGATAGTTTCGATTGCCGGTCGCCCCCACCCGGGGCTCCCGCCGGTGATCCATACCCTCACGCACCCCGACGGTGCGGGGGAAGGAAAATCATGACTGACACTGTCGTCAAGACTGACCTGGAGAGCGGCCGCACGTCCCGGCTCTCTCCGGAAATCCGCCGTGGGCTGCTCGGCCTCGGACTGGGCAACACCTTGGAGTGGTACGACTGGATGGTCTTTGGCCTGTTGTCGGCCTTCATCGGGCCCAAGTTCTTCCCGTCCCATGACCCTGTCGCCGCGACCCTGAGCGCCCTGGCCGTCTTCGCCGTCGGCTTCGCGTTCCGTCCCCTGGGCGGAATCCTGCTTGGCACCTTCGCCGACAGGATCGGCCGGCGCCGGGTGATGCTCTGGTCCATCATGATGATGGCTGTCACCACCCTGATCATTGCCGTGTCGCCGACCTACGACCAGATCGGCCCCGCAGCCGGCGTCATCCTGCTGGTCTGCCGCATCGTCCAGGGAATCTCCACCGGCGTGGAAGCCCCGCTGTCCACCGCCCACGCCGTCGAGCTCGTGCCCGAGGGCCGCGAGGGCTTTGTCGCTGGCATCATCTCCTTCTACGTCAACATCGGCATCCTGCTCGCCTCGCTGGTCAGCTACCTCTGCAGCCTCGTGCTGGGCGGA
Protein-coding sequences here:
- a CDS encoding helix-turn-helix domain-containing protein gives rise to the protein MTNESLPGSPAGTSVLLATVGNKIRNMRKDKGMTLAKLSEVTGLSPAIVSQIERGLANPSFTTLAQLAHGLDIPVGKFFLGQEETRSPVVRKGERRNLIGVTKKSVGEAVYELLTPDLNGALEAQWIVSPPGHDTSATPFRHSGEEFGIILSGRKDIYLDGECYTLEEGDSITFSSDTPHWYKNSYEEVCVAIWVNAPHAW